One Plasmodium berghei ANKA genome assembly, chromosome: 13 genomic region harbors:
- a CDS encoding ubiquitin-conjugating enzyme E2, putative → MKSLKLDKGLAIFCICIFIFINNGKNIFVKGKSHLNISKCRCCPKFFNKYMNLMININNGEKKKRYKNGLIEAHSNYENSYNNNQISMSNKFIRRHTNRLLMVDPNKLTNNTPLKSNNNIQKHMRAKYNLGNANYRIQKELHNFLKNPPINCTLDVHPNNIRIWIVKYVGLENTIYANEAYKIKIIFPNDYPLKPPIVYFLQKPPKHTHVYSNGDICLSLLGNDYNPSLSISGLVLSIISMLSSAKEKKLPIDNYTHADAKPGSSQNNFLYHDDKC, encoded by the coding sequence atgaaaagtCTAAAGCTAGATAAAGGTTTAgctatattttgtatatgcatatttatattcataaataatGGAAAGAATATTTTCGTTAAAGGTAAATcacatttaaatatttcaaaatgcAGGTGTTGCCCTaagttttttaataaatatatgaatttaatgattaatataaataatggagagaaaaaaaaaaggtatAAAAACGGACTAATAGAAGCACATAGTAATTATGAAAACTCCTACAATAATAATCAAATAAGTATGTcgaataaatttattaggAGACACACAAATCGTTTACTAATGGTCGATCCCAATAAGCTTACTAATAATACCCCATTAAAatctaataataatatacagAAACACATGAGAGCTAAGTACAATTTAGGAAATGCTAATTATAGGATACAAAAAGAgttacataattttttaaaaaatccaCCAATAAATTGCACGTTAGATGTTCACCCGAATAATATTCGAATTTGGATTGTAAAATATGTAGGATTAGAAAATACAATTTATGCTAATGAAgcttataaaataaaaataatttttcctAATGATTATCCATTAAAACCTCctattgtttattttttacaaaaaccACCTAAACATACACATGTATATTCAAATGGAGATATATGTCTAAGTTTATTAGGGAATGATTACAACCCAAGTTTATCGATTTCCGGATTGGTATTATCAATTATATCAATGTTATCCTCAgcaaaggaaaaaaaattacctATTGACAACTACACACACGCTGACGCAAAACCTGGAAGCAGCCAAAACAACTTTCTCTACCATGATGATAAATGCTAA
- a CDS encoding inner membrane complex protein, putative, whose translation MANETEINTEKVCNVDNSFDETNDTLPDNKKEQHNISSYSNSNIETPQPQDNEYSYYANTEVNQLQNNFPFNFGCTGSLFNSKSQNTKVFTRRVDNKKKIINNKSNSLNSSFSQNFNPYNAYPNYSFIRNNAENYDYGITMNHNGFDQLNRKYMYDQPSKLTYGYLSDSINYSTNNQCMNQNNGYMNIPLCSRDFMYNNDACNFINGFYPLNQDGFNANYAITESMDVNCEKITKDILKCFHNIIKYIYKVLKLSFTKINKDLNIKDMHLSPSMPPAHEMDMDCDICRSKYGHMVLNSQNNDYLKIFEGEDGPHNLFTRILEIINNWLDAKDYNDVDSLKEKKAEQIIKAYSKELEQNYYQINNFPTTNDGKIELPHFNNYGRTSAMFI comes from the exons ATGGCCAATGAAACAGAAATAAACACCGAAAAAGTCTGTAATGTGGATAATAGTTTCGATGAAACTAATGATACACTTCCTGATAACAAAAAGGAACAACATAATATAAGTTCATATTCTAATTCGAATATTGAAACTCCCCAACCTCAAGATAACGAATATTCTTATTATGCTAATACTGAAGTAAATCAGcttcaaaataattttccatTCAACTTTGGTTGCACAGGAAGCCTATTTAATAGCAAATCTCAAAATACAAAAGTGTTTACTCGAAGAgtagataataaaaaaaaaattattaataataaatctaATTCTCTAAATAGTTCATTTTCTCAAAATTTTAATCCTTATAATGCATACCCAaattattcttttattagAAATAATGCAGAAAACTATGACTATGGAATAACCATGAATCATAATGGTTTTGACCAattaaatagaaaatatatgtatgatCAACCAAGTAAATTAACGTATGGATATTTATCCGATAGCATTAATTATTCCACTAATAACCAATGTATGAATCAAAATAATggatatatgaatattccATTATGCTCTAGAGATTTCATGTATAACAATGATGCgtgtaattttataaatggaTTTTACCCTCTAAACCAG GATGGATTTAATGCCAATTATGCAATAACCGAATCGATGGATGTAAATTGTGAAAAAATTACGAAggatattttaaaatgttttcacaatattataaaatatatatataaagtaCTTAAACTATCTTTTactaaaataaataaagatttaaatataaaagacaTGCATTTGAGCCCATCAATGCCACCTGCTCATGAAATGGATATGGATTGTGATATTTGTAGAAGTAAATATGGACATATGGTATTAAATTCACAAAACAACGATTATCTAAAAATTTTTGAAGGTGAGGATGGACCccataatttatttacacgaattttggaaataataaataattggCTTGATGCTAAAGATTATAATGATGTGGATTCATtgaaggaaaaaaaagccgaacaaataataaaagcaTATAGTAAAGAACTCGagcaaaattattatcaaattaataatttccCTACAACAAATGATGGAAAAATTGAGTTGCctcattttaataattatggtAGAACTAGTGCCATGTTTATATAA
- a CDS encoding isocitrate dehydrogenase [NADP], mitochondrial, putative: MERSIQSLKKYIAYRITKRYISNGHSAFNLSGKVKVENPIVELDGDEMTKVIWKDIKEKLILPYLDLNIKYFDLSIENRDKTNDQITLEAAQEIKKYGVGIKCATITPDAARVKEFNLKEMWKSPNGTIRNILDGTVFRAPILIKNVPKLISNWKKPIIIGRHAYADQYKQKSLKVTKSGKFEIVFTPDDNSPVVRETIFNFKSPGVCLGMYNTEESIKNFALSCFQYALDLKMPVYFSTKSTILKIYDGLFKDIFQDIYEQKFKKIYEQNNLWYEHKLIDDMVAQVLKSEGGFVWACKNYDGDIQSDAVAQGYGSLGLMSSILMCPDGVTCISEAAHGTVTKHYRAYQRGEKTSTNPIASIFAWTRGLQHRAKLDQNKNLQQFCYALEKACIETVENGLMPKDLAICIKGIKNVTEKDYLFTEDFIDAINENLKLKLLINQKKNDVQATDTKLYNENWVNYAPQEHST; this comes from the coding sequence ATGGAACGTAGCATTCAGTctctaaaaaaatatatagccTACCGTATTACAAAGAGATATATAAGCAATGGGCATTCCGCTTTCAATCTTAGTGGGAAAGTAAAGGTGGAAAACCCAATAGTTGAATTAGATGGGGATGAAATGACTAAAGTTATATGGAAAGATATCAAAGAAAAATTGATATTACCATATTTAGAtcttaatataaaatattttgatttatcTATAGAAAACAGAGATAAAACAAATGACCAAATAACATTAGAAGCAGCacaagaaataaaaaaatatggtgTTGGAATAAAATGCGCAACTATAACTCCAGATGCTGCAAGAGTAAAAGAgtttaatttaaaagaaatgtGGAAAAGTCCAAATGGTACaattagaaatatattGGATGGGACTGTATTTAGAGCTcctatattaattaaaaatgttccTAAACTTATATCTAATTGGAAAAAACCTATAATAATAGGAAGGCATGCATATGCCGAtcaatataaacaaaaatcaTTAAAAGTAACAAAAAGTGGTAAATTCGAAATCGTGTTTACTCCTGATGATAATTCACCAGTTGTTAGAGAGACAATATTCAATTTTAAATCTCCAGGTGTATGCTTAGGTATGTATAATACTGAAGAATccattaaaaattttgcaTTATCATGTTTTCAATATGCATTAGATTTAAAAATGCCTGTATATTTTAGTACCAAATCAACTATACTTAAGATATATGACGGACTAtttaaagatatatttcaagatatttatgaacaaaaatttaaaaaaatttatgaacaaaataatttgtggTATGAGCACAAATTAATTGATGATATGGTTGCCCAAGTATTAAAATCTGAAGGAGGGTTTGTTTGGGCgtgtaaaaattatgatggTGATATACAATCAGATGCAGTTGCACAAGGATATGGAAGCCTAGGTTTAATGAGTTCTATATTAATGTGCCCCGATGGGGTTACTTGCATATCTGAAGCTGCGCACGGTACCGTAACTAAACATTATAGAGCCTATCAAAGAGGAGAAAAAACCTCAACTAATCCTATTGCATCTATTTTTGCATGGACTAGAGGTTTACAACATAGAGCAAAATTAgaccaaaataaaaatttacaacAATTTTGTTATGCTCTTGAAAAAGCATGTATAGAAACAGTGGAAAATGGACTTATGCCTAAAGATCTAGCTATTTGTATTAAAggtattaaaaatgttactGAAAAAGATTATCTATTTACTGAAGATTTTATAGATGCCATAAACGAAAACCTTAAATTAAAACTTTTGAtcaatcaaaaaaaaaacgacgTTCAAGCAACTGATACCAAATTATACAACGAAAATTGGGTCAACTATGCTCCACAAGAACATtctacataa